The Halotia branconii CENA392 region GATGCTTGCGGAATATGTAGTTTTAAATCAAGATGGTTTAGTAAAATTACCTGATCATTTGTCTTATACTGAGGGCGCAACTCTACCTTGTGCCGCCGTCACGGCTTGGCACGCTCTAGTAACAAAAGGTAATATTAGCGCAGGTGATAGTGTTTTATTACTTGGTACTGGTGGCGTTTCTATGTTTGCCCTCCAGTTTGCCAAGATTAACGGTGCTAAGGTAATTATCACTTCTAGCAGTGATGAAAAATTAGCACGAGCAAGAGAATTGGGTGCTGATGAAACAATCAACTACAAAACAACTCCAGATTGGGAAAAGCAAGTCTATCAATTAACTAATCGTATCGGTGTAGATCATGTAGTGGAAGTAGGTGGTGCAGGAACTTTACCTAAATCTTTGCAAGCAGCTAGAATTGGGGGAAGAATTAGCTTAATTGGCGTATTGTCAGGCAGAGGAAATGAGATTGACCCTATGCCTATACTTTTCAAAAGTTTAGCAGTACAGGGAATTTATGTAGGCAGTAGAGAAATGTTTGAGGCGATGAACAAAGTAATTGCCCAACATCAACTACAGCCAATTCTTGATCAAATTTTTCCTTTTACAGAAGCGAAGGAAGTTTATTCTTACCTCAAAAGTGCTGCTCACTTCGGTAAGATTGTGATTCAGATGGAATAATCTTTATTCTCAAATTAAGTCCATGAATTAAGGCGATCGCGGTTAGTCTTTTTGACCTACTATGTGCGAAATTGAACAGACATTTAATAGTTAGGGTCTACTGAATAGCTTTAAAAGTCCTGTCTTGTAAGCTTTTCAGGGTATTTTTTGAGAAAAAAGTGCAACAGAATAAGAGTATAAAGCTTAAAAACCTTGGATATCAAATTTTTTGAACTCCAAAAGATTGGCAACTATAGTCTCTGTTTACTACTGCCACCAAAGGACTTTTTCAGCAAGTCCTAGTTATAAGTTTAACCTATAACTAATAATTTAATTGCTCTTTTTTAGCTCAATTAATGTTAATTAAATTTACTTTTTGATAACGAAGTTATATTATATCATAAGAATTTTAACTAACTTGTATAAAACGGTTTTTTATAATAAAAACTGATATCTGTACTATAGAAACAAGACTTACGCAAAAATAACGTAACTCCGTCATTACGAGCGATAGCGAAGTAATCTACCCTAACGCTGGGATTGCTTCCCTACACTCCGTTCCGGTCGCAATGACAATATCGGCGTTGCGTAATACCATTTCACGAAATTATTGATACAAATTACTTTTCTTACTCTCCCTGCTTCTTCTGCTTCCCCAAATGTATCAACTTTAAAGTGAAACGGTATAAGTCCTAAGAAATATTCTTAATAGCAATCCTAAAAAGATATTCAAACATTTTAAAAATATGTGTATTCAAATACCTTAATAAAGGTGATAGTATTAATTGATTTAAGAAAATATCCGGATATCAAAAAAAATGAGTGTATTGAGAAGTAAATTAACTGTGCAATGTCTGACTAGAAGCGACTCTAACACAGAGTCGGAAGCTGGCCATTGGACTTTTCTTTGCGCTTAGGCACTAATTAACTACAGGGAAATATGTGAATTGTTATTTGAAATCTAATTTATTTTGTATCTTTTAAGACAGCTATAACTTTTAAAACACTGTTACTAGCTTTACTTACATCCATTGATACAAACAGTTAAGACATGATGATTGCCATAGTTTTAGATTGAGGCTTGTTTTTACTTTTTTATTTGCTACTTAAGGCTTTGAAGTTTGTAGCAAACTGCAATTTAATTGGTCTCAAATGTAGCACTAAGTATTGACAATTTCTAAATAATCGAATAACAAGGTGGCAGCATCATAAAAAAAGGCGTTAATACATCCCGGCCAAGAGACTAAATAACGCCTTTCGAGAAAATTAATACGGATAACATAATCATGCCACAAAATACTGATTACCAAGCTGCCAATTCCGAAACTCAGGCCGTTGCTTACAAAGAGCGTCTTAATTCTTGGGCGATCGCTCGTTTACTTCCTGATGCACAACGCGAAATTGTTGCTCGTTTTCGTAGCCGTTCCGATGCAGATGGTTACATGCAACACCTGATGCAAATAAAGCCTAATTCTTCTTTCATGGTTGTTTTTGATTGCAAACGCGAAGAAGTTGCAATTTAAAACCTCAAAAATAAAGAGTCATTGATTTGGGTATTTGTGCTTCTATCTAGTGTGTAAAAAACTCAGCTTTGTTGGAAGGTAGGGTATGGAAAAAGAATAAACACCCCGTACCCTACACACAATTAAAAGTTAAAAATTATGATTCTTAAATTTTTAATTTTTAATTTTTAATTTTTCATTACTCCCAGGTTTGACTCCTGCCCAAACAGTGAGAGGCTGTCCGACTTGCTTGTACAACAAGCTTTCTAGAATTACGCCGTTATTGTTAGCTGTAAGAGCTTTATTCGGCTGATGCAGAGATTCATAGAAACCGTTGT contains the following coding sequences:
- a CDS encoding zinc-dependent alcohol dehydrogenase family protein, producing the protein MKAYEIQSNAGIDALTLVDRPEPQPAAGQVLIKVKATSLNYRDLLVAEGAYGAGQKYPLIPMSDGAGEVVAVGGGVTRVKVGNRVAGIFFQDWIYGSLAKETMKSDLGGGIDGMLAEYVVLNQDGLVKLPDHLSYTEGATLPCAAVTAWHALVTKGNISAGDSVLLLGTGGVSMFALQFAKINGAKVIITSSSDEKLARARELGADETINYKTTPDWEKQVYQLTNRIGVDHVVEVGGAGTLPKSLQAARIGGRISLIGVLSGRGNEIDPMPILFKSLAVQGIYVGSREMFEAMNKVIAQHQLQPILDQIFPFTEAKEVYSYLKSAAHFGKIVIQME